The Anabaena sp. PCC 7108 region GCCATTGTCCCACCTTTTGTATTACTAGCATTAGTAGCTACACCTTTTTTGCGTCGCATTAGCCGTGAAGTTTTTACGGCAGTAACAAAAGAAAATAGTTACTTGATTCAAAGTCTATCAGGGATTTCTTCTATTCGCTCAATGGCGATTGAACAAACAGTCCGTTGGCGTTGGGAAGAATTACTGAATAATTTGACGAAAAAAACCTTTAGTGGTCAAGTAATTAGCAATCAACTGCAAATTCTTAGTTCTACTATTCAATCCATAGCGAGTACAGTATTATTATGGTTTGGAGCTTGGTTAGTCATTCAAAACCAATTAACAATTGGACAGTTAGTGGCTTTTAATATGTTGCTAGGTAACATTATTCAGCCTTTTCAAAGACTAATTGTACTTTGGAATCAAGTCCAAGAAGTAATAGTTTCTACGGAGCGAATTAATGATGTTTTAGAAGCTGAACCAGAAGAAGATTTATCAGCCCAAACCCGCCAGATTTTACCCAGTTTACGCGGACGTATTTGCTTTGATAATGTGACTTTCCGTTATCATCCCGAAAGCGAGATTAACATCCTCGAAAATTTAAACTTTGAAATTTTACCTGAGCAAACTGTGGCAGTTGTAGGGCGAAGTGGTTCAGGAAAAACTACTCTTTCTAAGCTGATTTTGGGTTTATATCTACCGACAGATGGCAGAGTATTAATTGACAATCAAGATGTGACTAGTATTTCTTTACAATCACTGCGATCGCAAATTGGAGTTGTTGACCAAGAAACCTTTTTGTTTGGCGGCACAATTCGGGAAAATATTAGCATTGCCCATCCCGAAGCAGGACTAGAAGAAATTATTGAAGCAGCCCAGCTTGCAGGTGCAGATGAGTTTATTAAACGCATGGCTATGGGTTATGAAACCCAAATAGGTGAAGGTGGGGGAATGTTATCAGGGGGACAACGCCAACGCCTAGCTATAGCCCGCGCTTTACTTGGAAATCCGCGTCTTTTAATATTAGATGAAGCTACCAGTCATCTTGATGCAGAATCTGAGCGAATTATTCAAAATAACCTCAAACAAATTCTCCAAGGACGCACAAGTTTGATCATTGCACATCGCCTTTCTACTGTCCGAAATGCTGACCTAATTTTAGTTTTAGATCGCGGCGTTTTAGTTGAAAGTGGTACTCACGAAGCATTAATTGCCAAAAGAGGTCATTATTTCTATCTCAACCAACAACAACTAGCGCAAACAGGTTGATTTGAGGGGGATTGTATCCTCTTTGAATTTTTAATTGAAGCAAAGCGACGGTCATAAATCAACCATTTATCAGACCTGACTTCAAATCAAATTTAGAGACGTTGCATACAACGTCTCTATTATGTGTGCAACATTTTTACTCTAGTGTTAATTAGGGATTTTCTGTGCAGTTGAAATTAACCCAATAGTCCAAAATTCAAAATCCAAGATTGATTATGCCACAATCAACTTATAATTCATCATCAACCTTTGTCATACCTGAACAGGCTCAATCTTCTTCAATTCAAAAAGAGAAACAGACAACAGATCAAGCAAAAAATTGGTTTTATGGCACTGAAGAATTATTAGATGCTTTACCGAAAGCATGGACACGCTCAATGCTGTATTTGCTAATTAGCTTTACAGCAATAGCTTTACCCTGGACAATGTTTGCCCAAGTTGATGAAACTGGAAATGCTAGTGGAAGAATTGAACCCAAAGGTGCAACTCAAAAACTAGATAGTGCAGTCACTGGTAGTGTTATTGCTGTCAATATTAAAGAAGGCGAAACCGTTAAAGCCGGACAGGTTTTAATGGAAATGGAATCTGATGTTTTACGAAGTGAATTAAAACAAACACAAGCCAAGCTAGAAGGGTTAGTCAATCGTCAAGCACAAACAGAACTGATCAAAAATCAGGTTTTGCTGGCGATTAATATTCAAGAACAACAAAATCAGTCTCAAAAATTAGAAAAATTAGCTCAAGTCAATCAGGTTCGACAAAATTTGGATGCTAAGGAGAGTCTGTATCATTTACAAAAATTAGAAAAATTAGCTCAAGTTGATCAGGTAAAACAAAGCATAAATGCTACCGAAATTGCTTACAGGTTGGCCACAAGTCGTTTAAGTCGAGACTTTTTAGAAGTTTCTCGCTATCGTGTACTTTTACAGCAAGGCGTAATTCCCCAAACCAAAGTTGTCGAATTGGAAAAGATAGCAGAAGAAAGCCAGCGTTTGCAGGAAGAAGCAAAAGCTAATATTCAACAAACTCAGTTGCGTTTAGAAGAAGAATTGAGTCGCTATCAGTCAATTATGAGTCAAGCTAAGTCAGATATTAAGCAAGCAAAACTTCGTCTAGAAGAAGAGGAAAGTAGCTATCAAAGTGTAATTCAAGCAGGTAAGTTGACGTTACTTAAAAACCAGGAACAGCTTAAGGATTTGCAAACACAAGTTACTACAATTACATCAGAAATTGCTCAAACTAAGAGTGAGATTGTTTCCTTGCAGTTGCAGTTAAAACAACGAGTAGTGCGATCTCCTATTGATGGCATAATCTTTGAATTGCCTATCAAAAAGCCAGGATCTGTTGTTCAACCTGGACAAATGATAGCTCAAATTGCACCTAAAAATGCCGCTTTAATCTTGAAAGCACAAATGTCTAGCCAGGAAAGTGGTTTTGTTAAGGTAGGAATGCCAGTCAAAATTAAGTTTGATGCTTATCCTTTCCAAGAGTATGGAGTGTTAAAAGGACGTGTCACTTGGATTTCACCTAACTCAAAAATTCAGGAAAATAGCTCCAATCGTTTAGAAACTTATGAAGTGGAAATTGCCATGGAAGAACCTTATATCCAATCTGGCAATAAACGGCTATTTTTAACACCAGGTCAAACAGCAACAGCCGAAGTGATTGTTCGTCAACGTCGAGTTATTGACTTTATTTTAGACCCATTTAAAAAGCTGCAAAAAAATGGTCTGGAGCTTTAGTAATTAGCAATTGAGTCTAACTTCAGTAAGTAGATGGTAAATACGTTTAATTGGTGGGTTTGTTAACTGTTAGCATGATACTGTTAGCAGTTAACATTTAAATTACTTAAAAGTCTATTTTTTAGCTATTTGTGTACATAGAAAGGTTTAAAAATATTTCAGCTATTTCAGCATTTTTAATTAACTCTGCAATCTATCATTAGGTAGAGATAATATTTAATTTATTTAATTTATTTAATTTATTTGTTAAATCTAATATTATTCAAATACCTCAATAATTTTTAATTACCATATAAAATTAAGATAATCATGCCAAATTATCAGAACTGAAAATATTGCTACCTGAACAAAGTACCTAACCAAAATTAAACAAAATCTAGAAGTGAAAATTCAAAACCCAAACTTGGTATAATTGGAGGAATTAGATTATGTCACAGATGGTAATTGTTTCTCCTGAAGATATTCTTTACCACATCAAGATATCTTGCCAAATTCCTAATTTACTAGAGGC contains the following coding sequences:
- a CDS encoding HlyD family efflux transporter periplasmic adaptor subunit encodes the protein MPQSTYNSSSTFVIPEQAQSSSIQKEKQTTDQAKNWFYGTEELLDALPKAWTRSMLYLLISFTAIALPWTMFAQVDETGNASGRIEPKGATQKLDSAVTGSVIAVNIKEGETVKAGQVLMEMESDVLRSELKQTQAKLEGLVNRQAQTELIKNQVLLAINIQEQQNQSQKLEKLAQVNQVRQNLDAKESLYHLQKLEKLAQVDQVKQSINATEIAYRLATSRLSRDFLEVSRYRVLLQQGVIPQTKVVELEKIAEESQRLQEEAKANIQQTQLRLEEELSRYQSIMSQAKSDIKQAKLRLEEEESSYQSVIQAGKLTLLKNQEQLKDLQTQVTTITSEIAQTKSEIVSLQLQLKQRVVRSPIDGIIFELPIKKPGSVVQPGQMIAQIAPKNAALILKAQMSSQESGFVKVGMPVKIKFDAYPFQEYGVLKGRVTWISPNSKIQENSSNRLETYEVEIAMEEPYIQSGNKRLFLTPGQTATAEVIVRQRRVIDFILDPFKKLQKNGLEL